AGCAAAGTCCACTGACAGGCCTACAGCAACAGATATAGTCACAGACTCCAGAACATTCAGCTCCCATCCCAGAAGCACCAATGAACCAACTGTGACGAAAATGGTTCCAGCAATGGATATAATAGCATAGAGACTTATTATAATATTCCAGGTAGTAAGCAGCATTACAGTAAAGGCAACCCCCACAGACAGCCCCATAGCAATCAAAGTGCCATCTGATAAACTGTCCTGTAGGTCATAGAATTCCAGGTTGCTCACAAACCACCCGTGACTCAAACCAGCAGGCGCACTTTTCAACTCTTCTTTGATCCAAGCATCGACCTCTCTGTAGAACTGGTGCATCTTTTCATAAGCTAACGTGAAGAGGTAAGTGCTCTGAAACTCCAGCACCACAGCTCTGATTGTATCGTTGATATCAAACCTTGGCCCAGGAGTCTTACTATCAAGATGATAGCCTGTACTCCTTTCAAGTTCCATGATTGCTCTCTTTATACAAAGTTCAAAGACCTCCTGCTTATAGGGGAAGATAGACTGGCTGCAGCAAGGGTAAACAGTTGCCTCATCACAGTCTTGGTTTTCCATCCACTGTTTAAACGTCTCAATAAAGCAGCTGGTGAAGTCCTGCTCATCTGTTTGGTAAAAAAAGGTCTGGTTTCTCAGTTTCTGGCAAAAATTCAAAATCCAAAGTTGTGAGGCTGGGCTGGCAATATTAAAATCACTGTCTAGTGTCAGTTTGCCTTTGTTTTTTGGGTTAAGGGGATCTCCATTGTCTTCTGGAGTTATACCCCAAATTATAGTGATGGGCATGTGCAGTTCCTCTCCATGGTGGACCCTTTCAAACATGAAAAGCTTTTTGTATTCAGCATCATACCGTTCAAAAGGGTGGGAGGATCTGAAGACCTGAAACTCTGAAAGCTCGAGTGAAGGCAGCTTCATTTTTGGGTTAACGCACACAATGTAGGCTCCGCCCACAGTGAAGGCAAGGAACCAAAACAGCCATATGTAACGGAACTTAATTACAATGCAAGGCAGCACTTTCTCAAAGAATATCCTTGATGCTTCAGagacagtaaaaataaacttgttaATCTTTTGGCACAGCAAGGTCCAGTAGCTTTTGGTGTTGTACACCCGCTGCTGGGGTTTCTTGACGCAGCTAAATGTGTTCAGGAGGTAACGTTCATGCAACACAACAACTGCTGGCAACCAGGTCACCATCAGAATATAATTGACTAAAATGGCAGTACCAGCATATACACCAAAGCACCGTATTGCAGTGATGTTACTGACATAGTTAGCATAGAAGGCGGCGGCAGTGGTAAAACTGGTGACGAACATGGAGAGGGCAGCATGCTGCAAAGTGATGCTAACTGTCTGTGAAAGATCGGCATTAGGTTTATCAAATTTGGTGTAGTTCCAAACATCACACAGAACAAAGGCATCGTCTGCACCGATCCCAACAAGGATGATCAACGCTGTGAGGTTCATGAAGGGGAAAAACTCAAAGTTAAAGGCGATGCAGTACAAGAAGTAGGAGACAATCAGGGAGCTAATGATTGCAAACATGGTCATCAAGGTAATGAACATGGACTTGGTGTACACGCACATGACTAAAAGAACAATGACGATTGCGATGGCAGGATACTTAGTATCCATTAGAAGGTAGTCTTGAAATAAGTTATGTTTGATTCCAAACTCAATCCCAGTGATGGTTGTGATCCCATCAGAGCAGTTCCAATTTTCGAAATTGTCCAAGTATATGTTCATCATGCTTTCTCCCTTTTCGGTAGGGGAAAACAGCATGCTGTACTTTAAAGCTGGCATCACATAATCTGCAGTCTTTGGACTCAAGAAGTCTTTGTCCACTACAAAGTGGAGAATCTGGTAAACGGCATTGTATTTTGTACATTTCCTAGGCACATTTGTACACTTGAGCTGATCTTTCTTTCGAGTCGCCATGTCCCAGCAGTCTGGTCCCAAAGTACTATTGTGGTAATATTTGGCACATGATCTGAGTATTTTCAGAGTATGAGAAACATCACGCTCTGTAATTTTCTGACAAGATGACctattgtttaaaatagcaatatAGTTGCCCAATGTCCAGCTCGGGCAGCATGATTCATTAGTGGTCCGCTGGCA
This sequence is a window from Acipenser ruthenus chromosome 6, fAciRut3.2 maternal haplotype, whole genome shotgun sequence. Protein-coding genes within it:
- the LOC117411383 gene encoding protein dispatched homolog 1-like isoform X3, with the protein product MVTFWFTAMAASHPMLPVSAPPPPPMETSPPPPTSSRPRRCSGQKPARPFRFPKSYAALIADWPVVVLGVCTVLIVLCALVGILVPDLPEFSDPLLGFEPRGTAIGQRLVTWNNMVKNTGYKATLANYPFKYADEQAKSYREDRRSDDYHERDKRQADWNFHKDSFFCDVPDDRYSRVVFTSAEGKNLWSIQAIKSMCNLDNARVRSHPQYRNLCQRTTNESCCPSWTLGNYIAILNNRSSCQKITERDVSHTLKILRSCAKYYHNSTLGPDCWDMATRKKDQLKCTNVPRKCTKYNAVYQILHFVVDKDFLSPKTADYVMPALKYSMLFSPTEKGESMMNIYLDNFENWNCSDGITTITGIEFGIKHNLFQDYLLMDTKYPAIAIVIVLLVMCVYTKSMFITLMTMFAIISSLIVSYFLYCIAFNFEFFPFMNLTALIILVGIGADDAFVLCDVWNYTKFDKPNADLSQTVSITLQHAALSMFVTSFTTAAAFYANYVSNITAIRCFGVYAGTAILVNYILMVTWLPAVVVLHERYLLNTFSCVKKPQQRVYNTKSYWTLLCQKINKFIFTVSEASRIFFEKVLPCIVIKFRYIWLFWFLAFTVGGAYIVCVNPKMKLPSLELSEFQVFRSSHPFERYDAEYKKLFMFERVHHGEELHMPITIIWGITPEDNGDPLNPKNKGKLTLDSDFNIASPASQLWILNFCQKLRNQTFFYQTDEQDFTSCFIETFKQWMENQDCDEATVYPCCSQSIFPYKQEVFELCIKRAIMELERSTGYHLDSKTPGPRFDINDTIRAVVLEFQSTYLFTLAYEKMHQFYREVDAWIKEELKSAPAGLSHGWFVSNLEFYDLQDSLSDGTLIAMGLSVGVAFTVMLLTTWNIIISLYAIISIAGTIFVTVGSLVLLGWELNVLESVTISVAVGLSVDFAVHYGVAYRLAPEPDREGKVVFSLSHMGSAIAMAALTTFVAGAMMMPSTVLAYTQLGTFMMLIMVISWAFATFFFQCMCRCIGPQGTCGQIPLPKKLQCHAYSPPTSTTSATRSQSKLCQMNTYQLDPRDSDVEHEHYELEPLASHSCRAVEKTTSEETQVCTRLYNGRPKHTCTHKPYNKNDLDKSGTTDHGFQCCSDPPHMCQYSSLNMNCNCVDPYQCVGMQWKPHSCQQIGDCLCSQCIPHTGKSARVQNPVSTLDTPHPALECLMHHVQHAHPHHHACLQGRGKRHSAPNSLLRNYCVHSVHQLQQQLQQHHHENVGAPEPQCSRCVEEHKAVPKDTVLSAKKVKPCRGVAASQNSMCQNQKECGGSGENNDLLEADKTISQNTDNCDLEQKDHSENKPGGPDLSQKMLVNEEEHVKEADHNRKQNSPQSTETAPVPCSEKSQCFNRTLKVKCNSRMPKAEAKVPAVSTNSQPSSESLC